Proteins from one Rosa chinensis cultivar Old Blush chromosome 7, RchiOBHm-V2, whole genome shotgun sequence genomic window:
- the LOC121050297 gene encoding uncharacterized protein LOC121050297 — protein MRSITKGDLIRPGKTRFATNHIAIDSILKKKSDLRKLFTSSAWNENAASRTRDGQRIEKRVLDGTFWDGMEAVHKIYKSLYKILRIVDTEIQPTMPILYDKFERVKQQISQMRGKKWVLKIINDRWDNTLSQPLHAAAHFLNPNFHYRHDVGYSPRFTNSLATVVEQFNINGEIADTFLDERCKGIIWVNHSKKSKRNQKYRKLQCVFWHKRLLLLRVREIGVYLLLFIPSKGTVWHIRSWKSLYTATTT, from the exons ATGAGGAGCATCACGAAGGGAGATTTGATTCGACCGGGTAAAACTCGATTTGCTACAAATCACATTGCCATCGACAgtattttgaagaagaaatctgatttgagaaaattgtttacaagtagtgcatggaatgagaaTGCAGCGAGCAGGACCAGAGATGGCCAAAGGATAGAAAAAAGAGTCCTCGATGGGACATTTTGGGATGGCATGGAAGCAGTCCATAAAATATATAAGTCATTGTATAAGATTCTTCGAATTGTTGACACAGAAATTCAGCCAACCATGCCCATATTATATGATAAGTTTGAAAGAGTGAAACAACAAATATCACAGATGAGAGGAAAGAAATGGGTGCTTAAAATCATCAATGATCGATGGGATAACACATTAAGTCAACCATTGCATGCTGCAG CACATTTCTTAAACCCAAATTTTCATTATCGACATGATGTTGGTTATAGCCCACGTTTCACAAACTCTCTGGCAACAGTTGTCGAACAATTTAACATAAATGGAGAAATTGCGGATACATTTTTGGATGAG AGATGCAAAGGAATCATTTGGGTCAACCATAGCAAGAAAAGCAAGAGAAACCAGAAATACAG AAAATTGCAATGCGTATTTTGGCAcaaacggcttcttcttctgcgtgtgagagaaattggagtaTATTTGCTATTATTCATACCAAGCAAAGGAACCGTTTGGCATATCAGAAGTTGGAAAAGCTTGTATACTGCTACTACAACATGA
- the LOC112177807 gene encoding uncharacterized protein LOC112177807, protein MASSGRGGNDPTWKYATPVEENRNGTTCIFCFATFKSGGITGLKSHLSGYDPHKSVKKCDKVPPEIKTEEIAWIKRKYFIKQEKAAVQDNIREELCNDYLGNQTSLYNDDDDNDDDDDGFQYPPDMHPAERQDYRAAVRRSTVDRDKNSQFSRSARFQFPKQSRGGSSSQQPQQVDQSKTYQYSFPEPPVVMPSKDSRSKQSTIKSLLKGDRELLATMVSKYNIYDAVPFNKADSPHFQNMLTTTGNLGPGVKLPTSYEIQTRYLENEYTEMKRYVDTHRETWKIYGCTIMCDGWTGPTKMSILNFMVYSKGSTVFLKSIDASHMKKNAQYIELLLDEIIQDVGPENVVRIVTDNA, encoded by the exons ATGGCAAGCAGCGGTAGAGGTGGAAATGATCCAACATGGAAGTACGCAACTCCCGTCGAAGAAAATCGAAATGGTACAACATGTATATTTTGTTTTGCCACTTTTAAAAGTGGAGGAATTACAGGATTGAAGAGTCATTTATCGGGTTATGATCCTCACAAGAGTGTAAAGAAATGTGATAAGGTGCCACCGGAGATCAAAACAGAGGAGATAGCATGgataaagagaaaatattttattaAGCAAGAAAAGGCAGCTGTTCAAGATAATATTAGAGAAGAACTCTGCAATGATTATCTTGGCAATCAAACAAGTCTGTACAATGACGATGAcgacaatgatgatgatgatgatggatttcagtATCCACCAGACATGCACCCTGCAGAACGACAAGATTATCGTGCTGCAGTAAGACGATCAACCGTAGATCGTGATAAGAACTCTCAGTTTAGTAGAAGTGCAAGAtttcaatttccaaaacaaTCCAGAGGCGGTAGTAGCAGTCAACAACCGCAACAAGTTGATCAATCAAAAACCTATCAGTACTCATTTCCTGAGCCTCCAGTAGTAATGCCATCAAAAGATAGTCGATCAAAACAAAGCACAATTAAATCATTACTAAAAGGTGATAGAGAACTATTGGCAACAATGGTGTCCAAATACAACATATATGATGCTGTCCCTTTTAACAAAGCTGATTCTCCACATTTCCAAAACATGTTGACTACAACTGGAAATCTAG GTCCTGGTGTAAAGCTTCCTACCTCCTATGAAATTCAGACTCGTTACTTAGAGAATGAGTACACAGAAATGAAAAGGTATGTGGATACTCACAGAGAAACCTGGAAAATATATGGATGCACTATCATGTGTGATGGATGGACTGGCccaaccaaaatgtctattctaaATTTCATGGTGTATTCAAAAGGTTCAACTGTGTTTTTGAAGTCTATAGATGCTTCACATATGAAAAAAAATGCTCAGTACATAGAACTATTGTTAGATGAGATTATCCAAGATGTTGGACCAGAAAATGTTGTCCGGATTGTCACTGACAATGCATAA